One genomic window of Streptomyces spiramyceticus includes the following:
- a CDS encoding SDR family oxidoreductase, whose product MTSPMKDEKSESEFAGRTYLVTGGGSGIGRAVALALGAAKARVVVAGRTPEKLEETVALIEKGGGRALAVPTDVRDPAAVDTLVAAAVDRFGRLDGLVNNAAGNFVAPGIDISPNGWRAVVDIVLNGSYYCTRAVARQLRAQGTGGSVLSVIATYAWHGHPGTVHSAAAKAGVLAMTRTLAVELAPLGIRLNCIAPGPTETAGAGAALWATEEARAEVLATVPAGRFADPAEIADASLFLLGERASYLTGECLTLDGGQWLGKQVYGRTAATAAH is encoded by the coding sequence ATGACAAGTCCGATGAAAGACGAGAAGTCCGAGTCCGAGTTCGCGGGACGCACGTACCTCGTGACCGGCGGCGGCAGCGGCATCGGCCGCGCGGTGGCCCTCGCGCTGGGCGCGGCAAAGGCCCGGGTCGTCGTCGCGGGCCGTACGCCCGAGAAGCTGGAGGAGACGGTCGCCCTGATCGAGAAGGGGGGCGGCCGTGCCCTCGCCGTACCGACGGACGTACGGGACCCGGCCGCGGTCGACACACTGGTGGCAGCCGCCGTGGACCGTTTCGGCCGACTGGACGGCCTGGTCAACAACGCGGCGGGGAACTTCGTCGCGCCGGGCATCGACATCAGCCCGAACGGCTGGCGCGCGGTCGTCGACATCGTCCTCAACGGCTCGTACTACTGCACGCGCGCCGTCGCCAGGCAGCTGCGCGCCCAGGGCACGGGGGGCTCAGTGCTTTCGGTGATCGCGACGTACGCCTGGCACGGGCATCCGGGTACGGTCCACTCGGCCGCAGCCAAGGCGGGCGTGCTGGCCATGACCCGCACGCTCGCGGTGGAGCTCGCCCCGCTCGGTATCCGCCTGAACTGCATCGCCCCCGGGCCGACGGAGACGGCCGGTGCGGGCGCCGCGCTGTGGGCCACGGAGGAGGCGCGGGCCGAGGTGCTCGCGACGGTCCCGGCGGGGCGCTTCGCGGACCCGGCGGAGATCGCGGACGCGTCGCTGTTCCTGCTGGGCGAGCGGGCGTCGTACTTGACGGGTGAGTGTCTGACGCTGGACGGCGGCCAGTGGCTCGGCAAGCAGGTGTACGGACGGACCGCCGCCACCGCCGCTCACTGA
- a CDS encoding Glu/Leu/Phe/Val dehydrogenase dimerization domain-containing protein, which produces MSSSPLISLSWTDHVTGRQGFLVVDRLVRGVSSGGLRMRKGCTLDEVAGLARGMTMKEALHYNADGRYIPLGGAKGGIDCDPQDPEAYGILVRYLRAMRPHIENFWTTGEDLGLTQDIVDKAAAEAGLVSSIQAVYPLLDDETAARQRLADAFAVEVDGIGLDELVGGCGVAESVLAALDRAGVAYEGTRVSVQGLGTMGGATARFLSRAGLKIVAVADVLGTVANPEGLDVEALLASRDAYGAVDRGVLRPGDRELPGDAWLSVEAEVLIPAAVSYAVDETNQGRITARWIVEAANMPVMADAEALLAARGVTVLPDVVVNSGTNAWWWWTLFGEIGADADEAFAYTRRSMRALIDQMLARAEADGTTPRAAAHAIVADRLPVIAERFGWYR; this is translated from the coding sequence ATGAGCAGCAGCCCCTTGATCTCGCTGAGCTGGACCGATCACGTGACAGGGCGCCAGGGGTTTCTGGTGGTGGACCGACTCGTGCGCGGTGTGTCCAGCGGCGGTCTGCGCATGCGCAAGGGCTGCACGCTCGACGAGGTCGCCGGCCTGGCGCGCGGCATGACGATGAAGGAAGCCCTGCACTACAACGCGGACGGCCGGTACATTCCGCTCGGCGGTGCAAAGGGCGGCATCGACTGCGACCCGCAGGACCCCGAGGCGTACGGCATTCTGGTGCGCTACCTGCGCGCCATGCGTCCGCACATCGAGAACTTCTGGACCACCGGCGAAGACCTCGGCCTGACCCAGGACATTGTCGACAAGGCCGCCGCCGAAGCGGGTCTCGTCTCCTCCATCCAGGCCGTCTATCCGCTGCTCGACGACGAGACGGCGGCGCGGCAGCGGCTCGCCGACGCGTTCGCCGTCGAGGTCGACGGCATCGGCCTCGACGAGCTGGTCGGCGGCTGCGGAGTCGCCGAGTCGGTGCTCGCGGCGCTCGACCGCGCCGGGGTCGCGTACGAGGGCACGCGTGTGTCCGTACAGGGCCTCGGCACCATGGGCGGTGCCACCGCCCGGTTCCTGTCCCGCGCCGGGCTGAAGATCGTCGCCGTGGCCGACGTACTGGGCACAGTGGCCAACCCGGAAGGTCTGGACGTCGAAGCGCTGCTCGCCTCGCGCGACGCGTACGGTGCCGTGGACCGGGGTGTGCTGCGCCCCGGCGACCGTGAACTGCCGGGCGATGCCTGGTTGTCCGTGGAGGCGGAGGTGCTGATTCCGGCAGCCGTCTCGTACGCCGTTGACGAAACCAACCAGGGACGGATCACCGCCCGCTGGATCGTCGAGGCGGCGAACATGCCGGTGATGGCGGACGCGGAGGCGCTGCTGGCGGCTCGTGGGGTGACCGTCCTGCCGGACGTCGTCGTCAACTCCGGTACGAACGCATGGTGGTGGTGGACCCTCTTCGGCGAGATCGGCGCCGACGCGGACGAGGCGTTCGCGTACACCCGGCGCTCGATGCGCGCCCTGATCGACCAGATGCTCGCGCGGGCGGAGGCGGACGGCACGACGCCGCGCGCCGCGGCCCATGCGATCGTCGCCGACCGCCTGCCGGTGATCGCGGAGCGGTTCGGGTGGTACAGGTGA
- a CDS encoding MBL fold metallo-hydrolase, whose product MTGADSLQPLRSRLRSLRTAAFGADPAGERMERIRRSPNFANGVFQNPEGGARTRPSGSLLELSKVYFRKEERLRRAPAGPIPVHPTTLADIAKQPVTGLRLTWMGHSSVLAEIDGRRVLFDPVWGERCSPFAFAGPKRLHPVPVPLASLGPVDVVVISHDHYDHLDMPTIRALAGTRTVFAVPLGVGAHLERWGVPADRMHELDWNDTAKIAGLALTATPARHFCGRGLRNQQHTLWVSWAVAGPEHRIYHSGDTGYFDGFRDIGAEHGPFDATMIQIGAYSEYWPDIHMTPAEGIRAHLDLQGGPSGGPMLPIHWGTFNLAPHPWAEPGEGTVTAAGEVGASVALPRPGEPFEPAADALPSEPWWRPVAALPAEGQPVGGGSALKRPVGASDVATGAAGTGVVGTGEPEAAPAV is encoded by the coding sequence GTGACCGGCGCCGACTCCCTGCAACCGCTGCGCTCCCGGCTGCGCTCGCTGAGGACTGCCGCCTTCGGCGCCGACCCGGCGGGGGAGCGGATGGAACGGATCCGACGCTCGCCGAATTTCGCGAACGGGGTTTTCCAGAATCCGGAGGGCGGCGCTCGCACCAGACCGTCCGGCTCGTTGCTCGAACTTTCGAAGGTCTATTTCCGCAAGGAAGAGCGGCTCCGCAGGGCGCCGGCAGGACCGATTCCCGTCCACCCCACGACCCTCGCGGACATCGCCAAGCAGCCCGTCACGGGTCTGCGCCTCACCTGGATGGGCCATTCGAGTGTGCTGGCCGAGATCGACGGCCGCCGCGTGCTCTTCGATCCGGTCTGGGGCGAGCGCTGCTCCCCCTTCGCCTTCGCCGGTCCCAAGCGGCTGCACCCCGTGCCCGTGCCGCTGGCCTCGCTCGGTCCGGTCGACGTCGTCGTGATCTCGCACGACCATTACGACCACCTGGACATGCCCACGATCCGCGCCCTGGCAGGCACCCGCACGGTCTTCGCGGTGCCCCTCGGCGTCGGCGCCCACCTGGAGCGCTGGGGCGTGCCCGCCGACCGGATGCACGAGCTCGACTGGAACGACACCGCGAAGATCGCCGGGCTCGCCCTGACCGCCACCCCGGCCCGCCACTTCTGCGGCCGGGGCCTGCGCAACCAGCAGCACACCCTCTGGGTGTCCTGGGCCGTCGCGGGACCGGAGCACCGGATCTACCACAGCGGCGACACGGGATACTTCGACGGCTTCCGGGACATCGGCGCCGAGCACGGCCCGTTCGACGCGACGATGATCCAGATCGGTGCGTACAGCGAATACTGGCCCGACATCCACATGACGCCCGCCGAGGGCATCCGGGCCCACCTCGACCTCCAGGGCGGCCCCTCGGGCGGCCCGATGCTGCCCATCCACTGGGGTACGTTCAACCTCGCCCCGCACCCGTGGGCGGAACCGGGCGAGGGCACGGTCACGGCCGCCGGTGAAGTGGGCGCCAGTGTCGCGCTGCCGCGCCCGGGCGAGCCCTTCGAGCCGGCCGCGGACGCCCTGCCCTCGGAGCCGTGGTGGCGCCCGGTCGCCGCCCTGCCCGCCGAGGGGCAACCTGTCGGCGGTGGGTCCGCACTCAAGCGGCCCGTCGGCGCGAGTGACGTTGCCACAGGGGCTGCCGGCACCGGCGTCGTCGGCACCGGTGAACCGGAGGCCGCACCGGCTGTTTAG
- a CDS encoding APC family permease produces the protein MTQAPPSPANAKTAEAPDLSQGWGEQRGRLRKDLRRLDVLFFLICTLVGLDTIGSVAAQGPQGLTWMAILAVAFFLPYGLLVAELGSAFPVQGGPYVWTRLAFGRLTAGINQILYWISNPVWVGGSLCIIALTTWEEFFTPLPGGWKYAAGLVFIWGGALAVVQSVRIGKWVPIAGAIARIVLLGFFLVSVVVFAAEHGVHALPAGEFAPTYVGFVALVPVLIFNFVGFELPSSAAEEMKNPRRDIPLSILRSGLASLVLYGGPILGILFVLPSQDIGSLGGFIDACKAVFTVYGGSIAADGTVTLTGAGSVFGGIAAAGLIIGLLTSGVTWAMGAHRAQAVACADGAGPAWLGAISEKHGTPVRVNLLSAVLASLLFVVALNLTGGNGEKYFAAGLGLTICTTFISYVITFPSLVVLRRKYPDITRPYAVPGGRAGAWLVTALATGFVAFTVVVLIWPGFGVGWFGTDGVAADSLPESFAGERLQYTLSQVVPLVLFLVIGLIFYALGAKTRRSKG, from the coding sequence GTGACCCAAGCACCTCCCTCCCCAGCAAACGCGAAGACCGCCGAAGCCCCCGACCTCTCCCAGGGCTGGGGCGAACAACGCGGAAGGCTGCGCAAGGACTTGCGCCGCCTCGACGTCCTCTTCTTCCTCATCTGCACACTGGTCGGCCTCGACACCATCGGCTCGGTGGCGGCACAGGGCCCCCAGGGCCTGACCTGGATGGCGATCCTCGCGGTCGCCTTCTTCCTCCCGTACGGGCTGCTCGTCGCCGAGCTCGGCTCTGCTTTCCCCGTGCAGGGCGGCCCGTATGTCTGGACCCGGCTGGCCTTCGGGCGGCTCACCGCCGGCATCAACCAGATCCTGTACTGGATCTCCAACCCGGTCTGGGTGGGCGGCAGCCTGTGCATCATCGCGCTCACCACCTGGGAGGAGTTCTTCACTCCACTCCCCGGCGGCTGGAAGTACGCGGCCGGGCTGGTCTTCATCTGGGGCGGGGCGCTCGCCGTCGTCCAGTCCGTGCGCATCGGCAAGTGGGTCCCCATCGCGGGCGCGATCGCGCGGATCGTGCTGCTCGGCTTCTTCCTCGTCTCCGTTGTCGTCTTCGCCGCCGAACACGGCGTACACGCCCTGCCCGCCGGTGAATTCGCCCCCACCTATGTCGGTTTCGTCGCCCTCGTCCCCGTCCTGATCTTCAACTTCGTCGGCTTCGAACTCCCCAGCTCCGCCGCCGAGGAGATGAAGAACCCGCGCCGCGACATCCCCCTGTCCATCCTCCGCTCCGGCCTGGCCTCGCTCGTCCTGTACGGCGGCCCGATCCTCGGCATCCTGTTCGTACTCCCCAGTCAGGACATCGGCAGCCTCGGCGGCTTCATCGACGCCTGCAAGGCCGTCTTCACCGTCTACGGAGGGTCGATCGCAGCCGACGGCACGGTCACCCTCACCGGTGCGGGCTCCGTCTTCGGCGGGATCGCCGCCGCCGGCCTCATCATCGGGTTGCTGACCAGCGGCGTCACCTGGGCGATGGGTGCCCACCGCGCCCAAGCCGTCGCCTGCGCCGACGGGGCGGGCCCGGCCTGGCTCGGCGCGATCTCCGAGAAGCACGGCACGCCGGTCCGCGTGAACCTGCTCTCCGCCGTCCTCGCGTCCCTCCTCTTCGTCGTCGCACTCAACCTGACCGGCGGCAACGGCGAGAAGTACTTCGCAGCCGGCCTCGGCCTGACGATCTGCACCACCTTCATCTCGTACGTCATCACCTTCCCGAGCCTCGTCGTGCTGCGCCGCAAGTACCCGGACATCACCCGGCCGTACGCCGTCCCGGGCGGCCGCGCCGGAGCGTGGCTGGTCACGGCGCTCGCCACCGGGTTCGTTGCCTTCACCGTCGTCGTGCTGATCTGGCCGGGCTTCGGGGTGGGGTGGTTCGGCACGGACGGTGTGGCCGCGGACTCGCTGCCCGAGTCCTTCGCGGGGGAGCGGCTTCAGTACACGCTCAGCCAGGTCGTGCCGTTGGTGTTGTTCCTGGTGATCGGGCTGATCTTCTACGCGCTGGGTGCGAAGACGCGGCGCTCCAAGGGGTAG
- a CDS encoding acyl-CoA dehydrogenase family protein, with protein MSDLPTELVPLNAEQRDIVELTRTFAREEIRPRARAVDEADTETPWDLWRKAAKVGITGFMLPEEYGGGGFTDVFTQCLVQEELCVGDLGIGNLLCSNGFFADPLMELGSSAQKREWLTPLTGPDTPMTSLATTEPGSGSDAASIVTTATRSADGYLLNGQKSWISNAGEAEQYVVFAKTDPAQRSRGVTAFLFRKDTPGVVFGEPMRKMGQRAIVCREIFFSDAFVPEADRLGDEGQGFTGLMRTFDISRAVLGAAATGVARAAYEYARDYAKTRHQFGKPIIEHQAVAFRLADMRTRIEQARLMTWRAAKRLDAGLDATAEAAMAKLTASETAAYCTWAAVQTLGGWGYSREYPVEQWMRDARLEEIEEGTSDIMRLVISRSV; from the coding sequence ATGTCCGACCTCCCCACCGAGCTCGTTCCGCTCAACGCGGAGCAGCGCGACATCGTCGAACTCACCCGGACCTTCGCGCGTGAGGAGATCAGGCCACGGGCGCGCGCCGTGGACGAGGCAGACACCGAGACGCCGTGGGACCTGTGGCGCAAAGCCGCCAAGGTCGGCATCACCGGATTCATGCTCCCGGAGGAGTACGGGGGCGGCGGCTTCACCGATGTGTTCACCCAGTGCCTCGTCCAGGAAGAGCTGTGCGTCGGGGACCTGGGCATCGGGAATCTGCTCTGCTCGAACGGATTCTTCGCCGACCCCCTGATGGAACTGGGCAGCTCCGCCCAGAAGCGGGAATGGCTGACCCCGCTCACCGGACCCGACACCCCGATGACGTCCCTGGCGACCACCGAGCCCGGCTCCGGTTCCGACGCCGCCTCCATCGTCACGACGGCGACCCGCAGCGCCGACGGCTACCTCCTCAACGGCCAGAAGTCCTGGATCTCCAATGCCGGAGAGGCCGAGCAGTACGTCGTCTTCGCCAAGACCGACCCGGCTCAGCGCTCGCGCGGCGTGACGGCATTCCTGTTCCGCAAGGACACTCCGGGGGTCGTCTTCGGGGAACCCATGCGCAAGATGGGCCAGCGCGCCATCGTCTGCCGCGAGATCTTCTTCTCGGACGCCTTCGTGCCGGAGGCCGACCGCCTCGGGGACGAGGGCCAGGGCTTTACCGGACTCATGCGTACGTTCGACATCTCGCGCGCGGTGCTGGGCGCGGCCGCGACGGGCGTCGCCAGGGCGGCGTACGAATACGCCCGCGACTACGCGAAGACCCGTCACCAGTTCGGCAAGCCGATCATCGAACACCAGGCGGTGGCCTTCCGGCTCGCCGACATGCGCACGCGCATCGAGCAGGCCCGGCTGATGACCTGGCGGGCCGCCAAGCGCCTCGACGCGGGGCTCGACGCGACCGCGGAGGCGGCGATGGCGAAGCTGACGGCCTCGGAGACCGCGGCGTACTGCACCTGGGCCGCCGTCCAGACGCTGGGCGGCTGGGGTTACTCGCGGGAGTACCCGGTCGAGCAGTGGATGCGCGACGCCCGGCTCGAAGAGATCGAAGAGGGAACCTCGGACATCATGCGCCTGGTCATCTCGCGGAGCGTATGA
- a CDS encoding acetate--CoA ligase family protein, whose translation MTHTSRTVRAALDALFDPRSVAVVGASGNPEKWGYWLAAGALEGRDRRTVHLVNRRGGELHGVRFVPGLDGLPDPPDHVVIVVPPQQVRPLVVQGLAAGARCFTVITSGGTSAAEERELAALITGGGARLLGPNCMGVVDTTSGLRLSWGDFPAGSVGLVSQSGNLALEIGRLLARAGQGFSRFVSLGNQRDIDAADALDALIAHAPTRVVAAYIEDFRDGRRLARTLTAAHTAGKPVLLLTVGASEASDRAAASHTGALVSARATVEAVCREAGALLLDTAGELVDTAICLLAAPVGALGLWTGGHVEASGGATGGHTSDGPSRPWALRVAVVGDSGGQGALAADALVARGFDVPGLSAGTAGAVAAFLPSGAACGNPVDLAGAGEADLHNYSRIARALLFGGGTDAVVLTGYFGDYATANPAQADRECEVANELACAARESGRLLVVHTMARDTPALAVLRAHSVPVYERIEQAATALAGAARLHATVAAAPDASPRRASYGVPDGGYETVRELLASYGLTFPAAEFVTTADEAVEAAYRTGYPLALKAMGLAHKTEAGGVALGIADEGGLRTAFARMRSTTGAARYAVEAMASPPYAVELIAGVRRDPAFGPVAMVGIGGVNAELLADTAVALAPLTPERARDLLLSLRHSALLTGWRGAPPVHLDAAAAALCTVARAGAEHTELSELEVNPLLVHPGGAIALDAHGVLR comes from the coding sequence GTGACACACACCTCTCGGACCGTTCGCGCCGCCCTCGACGCGCTCTTCGATCCCAGATCCGTCGCGGTCGTCGGCGCCTCCGGAAACCCGGAGAAGTGGGGGTACTGGCTGGCCGCCGGGGCCCTCGAAGGACGCGACCGCCGTACGGTCCACCTGGTGAACCGGCGCGGCGGCGAACTGCATGGCGTACGGTTCGTGCCCGGCCTGGACGGCCTGCCGGACCCGCCGGACCATGTGGTGATCGTCGTACCTCCACAGCAGGTCCGCCCCCTCGTGGTCCAGGGTCTCGCGGCGGGGGCACGCTGCTTCACGGTCATCACGTCGGGCGGTACGAGCGCGGCCGAGGAGCGTGAACTCGCCGCCTTGATAACCGGGGGCGGGGCGCGGCTGCTCGGCCCCAACTGCATGGGCGTCGTCGACACGACCAGCGGACTGCGCCTCAGCTGGGGCGACTTCCCCGCCGGTTCGGTGGGCCTCGTCTCGCAGAGCGGCAATCTGGCGCTGGAGATCGGCAGGCTGCTGGCTCGCGCAGGGCAGGGATTCTCGCGCTTCGTGTCGCTCGGAAACCAGCGCGACATCGACGCGGCGGACGCTCTGGACGCACTGATCGCCCATGCCCCGACGCGGGTCGTCGCTGCGTACATCGAGGACTTCCGCGACGGCCGCCGCCTGGCCCGCACGCTGACCGCGGCCCACACGGCGGGCAAGCCGGTGCTGCTGCTGACGGTGGGCGCCAGTGAAGCCTCCGACCGCGCGGCGGCCTCGCACACGGGGGCTCTGGTCAGCGCCCGCGCGACGGTGGAGGCGGTGTGCCGCGAGGCAGGGGCACTGCTGCTGGACACGGCGGGCGAACTCGTCGACACGGCGATATGTCTACTGGCTGCGCCCGTAGGGGCGTTGGGTCTGTGGACGGGCGGGCACGTGGAAGCCTCCGGTGGGGCGACAGGTGGGCACACGAGCGACGGGCCCTCCCGACCCTGGGCCCTGCGGGTCGCTGTCGTCGGGGACAGTGGGGGGCAAGGGGCCCTCGCCGCTGATGCGTTGGTGGCGCGTGGGTTTGATGTGCCTGGGCTCTCGGCCGGGACTGCGGGCGCGGTGGCCGCGTTCCTGCCGTCGGGCGCCGCCTGCGGAAACCCCGTCGACCTTGCCGGGGCCGGCGAGGCAGATCTCCACAACTACTCCCGTATCGCGCGGGCACTGCTGTTCGGCGGGGGCACCGACGCCGTCGTCCTCACCGGCTACTTCGGCGACTACGCCACCGCCAACCCCGCCCAGGCCGACCGCGAGTGCGAGGTGGCCAATGAACTCGCCTGCGCCGCAAGGGAGTCCGGGCGGCTCCTCGTCGTACACACCATGGCGCGCGACACCCCCGCCCTCGCGGTGCTCCGCGCGCACTCCGTGCCCGTGTACGAACGCATCGAGCAGGCCGCGACCGCCCTCGCCGGAGCGGCCAGACTGCACGCCACCGTCGCGGCGGCTCCCGACGCGTCGCCGCGCCGGGCCTCGTACGGCGTGCCTGACGGCGGTTACGAGACCGTACGCGAACTGCTCGCCTCGTACGGACTCACCTTCCCGGCAGCCGAGTTCGTGACCACAGCCGACGAGGCGGTGGAGGCGGCCTACCGCACCGGCTATCCCCTCGCTCTGAAAGCCATGGGGCTGGCCCACAAGACAGAGGCGGGCGGCGTCGCGCTCGGCATCGCCGACGAGGGCGGGCTCCGTACCGCCTTCGCGCGGATGCGGTCCACCACCGGCGCCGCGCGCTACGCCGTGGAGGCCATGGCCTCGCCCCCGTACGCCGTCGAACTCATCGCCGGCGTACGGCGCGACCCTGCCTTCGGCCCCGTCGCCATGGTCGGCATCGGCGGGGTCAACGCCGAGCTGCTCGCCGACACGGCGGTCGCGCTCGCGCCCCTCACCCCGGAACGCGCCCGCGACCTGCTCCTGTCCCTGCGCCACTCTGCGCTGCTGACCGGCTGGCGGGGCGCACCGCCCGTACATCTCGACGCGGCCGCCGCCGCCCTGTGCACGGTGGCGCGGGCCGGCGCGGAGCATACCGAGCTGTCCGAACTCGAAGTCAATCCCCTGCTGGTACACCCGGGCGGCGCGATCGCCCTCGATGCGCATGGAGTGCTCCGATGA
- a CDS encoding thiamine pyrophosphate-dependent enzyme, protein MTPHGRYGPATAITGGEALVRALAVHGARTAFGIPGTHNLEIYRHLRPYGIGHVTPRHEQGAGYAADAYARVTGRPGIAVTTTGPALLNIAAAAGQAYSDSVPLLIVSPGMPLRHPRQPTGMLHEMRSQTEALRGVVAFSHRVSTVEEIGVAVARAFTLFRTERPRPVHIEVPLDLLEAAERVGRVRFTPPGGDRRPCAGAVREAAAVLVAAHRPALVLGGGARRAAAECRALAEELGAFVVTTANGKGIVDESHPLSLGVSLHSPSVQKALTECDAVLAVGTELAESDLWSPPPTLGGTLIRVDLDPAQMYAGLPADVALVGDARAALGALRDALAQLHPTAANGVGAAPVPTLVPTPVASERHCAVPGADGGVGAFGAGGAVTAGGTARGSGTGGAAEGGGTVRFSGTAGGSSAAWVSDDGLTAAPRAEESAGRCTAPAARTVVLPLAAQDADTIGSALHGPAAQAVSALRRGRDAETAVRDSRWVPYLRAIRGVLDADAVITSDSAQCCYYGALPHLPVGPRGRYLHPTGFGTLGYALPAAIGAKSAYPERQVVALSGDGGLQFTVQELATAAQLGLPLPVVVFENGGYGEIRDEMNARGDTPTAVDLARIDLPALCRAYGGRGAHAASPGALADALARALNTPGPTVITVPEETTA, encoded by the coding sequence GTGACACCCCACGGGCGCTACGGTCCGGCGACCGCCATCACCGGCGGCGAAGCCCTGGTCAGGGCGCTGGCCGTACACGGTGCGCGCACGGCGTTCGGCATCCCCGGCACGCACAATCTGGAGATCTACCGGCATTTGCGGCCGTACGGCATCGGGCATGTGACGCCACGTCATGAACAGGGCGCTGGGTACGCCGCCGATGCGTACGCCCGGGTCACCGGCCGCCCCGGCATCGCCGTCACCACCACCGGCCCCGCCCTGCTCAACATCGCGGCGGCGGCCGGCCAGGCGTACTCGGACAGCGTTCCGCTGCTGATCGTCTCGCCGGGCATGCCGCTGCGCCACCCCCGGCAGCCGACCGGGATGCTGCACGAAATGCGCAGCCAGACGGAGGCGCTGCGCGGGGTCGTCGCCTTCAGCCACCGGGTGTCGACGGTCGAGGAGATCGGCGTGGCGGTCGCGCGGGCCTTCACGCTCTTTCGCACCGAACGGCCCCGGCCCGTACACATCGAAGTGCCGCTGGACCTGCTGGAGGCCGCGGAGCGGGTGGGCCGCGTACGGTTCACGCCGCCGGGCGGCGACCGGCGGCCCTGCGCCGGGGCGGTCCGCGAGGCCGCTGCGGTGCTTGTGGCGGCGCATCGGCCAGCGCTGGTTCTCGGCGGCGGTGCCCGGCGGGCGGCGGCGGAGTGCCGCGCGCTTGCCGAGGAGCTCGGCGCGTTCGTCGTGACGACGGCCAACGGCAAGGGAATCGTGGACGAGTCCCACCCGCTGTCGCTCGGCGTCTCGCTGCACAGCCCGTCCGTGCAGAAGGCGCTGACGGAGTGCGACGCCGTCCTGGCCGTAGGTACGGAGTTGGCCGAGTCGGACCTGTGGTCGCCGCCGCCGACGCTCGGCGGGACGCTGATACGGGTGGACCTTGACCCGGCACAGATGTACGCCGGGCTGCCCGCCGACGTTGCACTGGTCGGCGACGCACGGGCCGCGCTAGGAGCGCTGCGTGACGCGCTCGCACAGCTGCACCCCACGGCCGCGAACGGGGTCGGGGCCGCCCCGGTCCCCACCCTGGTCCCCACCCCGGTCGCGTCCGAACGCCACTGTGCGGTGCCGGGGGCGGACGGTGGTGTTGGCGCCTTCGGCGCTGGTGGGGCGGTCACGGCCGGGGGTACGGCCCGGGGCAGCGGGACAGGCGGTGCGGCCGAGGGCGGCGGCACCGTCAGGTTTAGCGGGACAGCCGGGGGCAGCAGCGCGGCCTGGGTCAGTGACGACGGCCTCACCGCAGCCCCCCGGGCCGAGGAGTCGGCAGGCCGCTGCACTGCGCCCGCCGCCCGGACCGTCGTGCTGCCCCTTGCTGCCCAGGATGCCGACACCATCGGGTCTGCCCTGCACGGGCCCGCCGCGCAGGCGGTCAGCGCGCTGCGGCGCGGGCGGGATGCGGAGACGGCGGTGCGGGACTCACGCTGGGTTCCGTATCTGCGCGCGATCCGCGGCGTGCTGGACGCGGACGCCGTCATCACGTCGGACAGCGCACAGTGCTGCTACTACGGCGCGCTCCCGCACCTGCCCGTCGGCCCTCGCGGCCGCTATCTCCACCCCACCGGTTTCGGCACGCTCGGATACGCCCTGCCCGCCGCCATCGGCGCGAAGTCGGCGTATCCCGAACGGCAGGTCGTCGCGCTCAGCGGCGACGGCGGCCTGCAGTTCACCGTGCAGGAACTGGCGACCGCCGCGCAGCTCGGACTGCCGCTCCCCGTCGTCGTGTTCGAAAACGGCGGATACGGCGAGATCCGCGACGAGATGAACGCCCGCGGCGACACCCCCACCGCAGTCGACCTGGCGCGCATCGACCTGCCGGCGCTGTGCCGTGCGTACGGCGGCCGGGGCGCGCACGCCGCTTCCCCCGGCGCACTCGCCGACGCGCTGGCGCGGGCGCTGAACACCCCTGGCCCCACCGTCATCACAGTTCCCGAGGAGACCACCGCATGA